gaacttatttgagttagtaacactatcattcaacttaattcccacagtaaagttccccactaggatagccacttgctcacaaacagccattgataatatctttatagaaaagtccaatgaacaaaattatattacaaaaccaatagtcaatggcctctcagaccatgacatgcagttccttctcttaaatgttaatactgcacaggatataaaatctgttaaatctgagctcaagagagtaatcagtaagccaaaaattgattattttaggacactcctcagagacattcactggactgatgtttacagtgctcatggcatgaatgaaaaatataacatttttgctaataaagtgcttaccttatttgaacactgctttcccccaaaacttaccaaggttagaggaaaatctacaaagaagccatggattactcaaggaataggggtatcttgtaaaacaaaaagaaaactgtatctgtcaatccgaaacatttccaatgttgatgctatagcacattataagaaatactgcaaaatattaaagactgtaatacggatgtcaaagcaaatatattacaaggaaaagatagtcatatcagataacaaaataaagacaatatgggatatagtgaaggaggagaccggtagaaccagacatgaagaggaacaaatagcattaagagtaaatgatacattggtgacagatgtgtatagtgttgcagaactttttaacaaacattttataactgttactgaaaagatggggttgtcaggttcggtagatgctgctatggattaccttagaccagacatttcaagtaacttccataatatgaatttgaccctcactaccccaacagaaataatgtccatcataaaatctttaaaatcaaaaacatctagtgggtatgatgaaatatcaacaaagttaattaaagaatgtgattctgagctaagtaacatattaagctatctgtgtaaccagtcgtttatcagtggaatatttcctgaatggctaaaatatgctgaagttaagccactgtttaagaagggagataaagaaatagcatcaaatttccgtccaatttcactgttaccagcattctcaaaaattttcgaaaaagtaatgtacagtcgtctttataaccatcttatctcaaataacatactgtcaaagtcacagtttggatttctaaaaggttctgatattgagaaggctatcttcacttacagtgaaaatgtgcttaattcattagacaaaaaattgcaggcaactggtatattttgtgatctgtcaaaggcatttgactgtgtaaatcacaatatccttttaagtaaactagaatattatagtgtaacaggaaatgctgcaaaatggttcaaatcttatatctctggcaggaaacaaagggtgttattaggaaagagacatgtatcaagctatcaggcatcatccaactgggaactaattacatgtggggtcccacaaggttccattttggggcccttactttttcttgtgtatatcaacgacctttcatcagtaacattaccagatgccaagtttgttttgtttgccgatgatacaaacattgcaataaatagcaaatcaagtgtagtcttagaaagatcagccaataaaatatttgtggacattaatcactggttcctagccaattctttgtcactaaactttgaaaaaacacactacatgcagttcagaacttgtaaggggtgtcccaagagtatatgtctaacatacgatgacaagaagatagaagaagtggacagtgttaaattcttgggattacagcttgataataaattcaattgggaggagcacaccacagaactgctgaaacgtcttaacaaatctctgtttgcaatgcgaattttgtcagacgtaggggatataaaaatgaaaaagctggcatactatgcttactttcattccataatgtcatatgggattattttttggggtaattcatcaagccaagctaaagttttccgggcacaaaaacgtgcagtaagaattatatgtggtgtgaactcaagaacatcctgcagaagcctgtttagggaactagggatactaactacagcttcccaatatatttattccttaatgaaatttgtcattaaaaatatatcattttttcaaaccaacagctcaattcatggaatcaatactagaaataagaataatcttcacaaggatttaaagtcacttagtcttgtacaaaaaggtgtgcattattcaggaacacacattttcaataacttgccagcagccataaaaagcttaacaaccaatgaaattcagtttaagagaagcctaaaggatttattggtggccaactccttctactccattgatgaatttcttagtaaaaccaagtgatttgtatataagtacaacataacttctgcacaatttcagtgcagtaatgtgttcactgaaaatttgtgtgtgtgtgtgtgtgtgtgtgtgtgtgtgagtataatctaacttctgcaccatttcagtgcagtaatgtgttcattgtaaataagtattacagtagttgtattacatgtttattaccttataaataaataaaaaacttttttattttaaattcagtgcattagtatttgtaaaatgactcttagtgttcattaaaaaaatgacgatcattccacttgggacctgtggaatgatacattagcttatttgttttagttgtaaatatttgtcatgtattgttgtttttctgacatgttccacatccaggaggacctcctcactacggatcaattggaatgaagtaaatctaatctaaaaatctaatctaaaaaacaaGAGATAAGTGCATTCATTTTATAACAGTTAAGAACCAAATTTGCAACGACCAGAGGGCCTCTACATCAAGTGTTTGGAGTTAACTCTAAAGACTAATTCATGCAAAGAGTAACCTACAGAGATCATGTACTTAACATAATCGCCTAAAATCTCAAAACCACATCTATTTGAAATTACCCAAGACTCTCGTAGTATACACTAGTGGGAAGTTATAATGTATAAGACCGTATTATCTCGAAGTTGTGTTAGCCTTTTGTAAACAAAGAATAACTCACACTGCAACATTTTACTAGTAGTCAGGCCAATGCATGCATATAGTGTAGCATACATTACTGTTTGGCAGCACCTTTGCACGTCAGATAATCTATATTCTTTGTATGTAAAGGATAACAACAAATATTAGTCCTTGTCTTCGTAATTTGTGGTGGAATATGTCATACCTCATGTGGATTGATGTGGTGAAACAAGCTAGTTATGGCTACAAATTTTCCATATGCCATTATAGGAAATGTATTACGCTTTTAAAAACTACACTTCCCTCGAAGCTTCACCTAATTTACAATAGACTTCAGACGTGAAATTCTGAACATCACGGATAACTACAATGTCAGAAGACACTGCTACATGTTGAGACCACAGATCCAGCATgacaatatataaatataaaaatatggggTATCAATTGTAGGTCAGGAGAATCAAAGCATAGATAAGTTGAATTATATACTACTTGTGTTGCACAAATGACTTAAATTCATTACCAAACAATGATACCTGAAAAGCACTTAAGACACAGAAGGCGTCAAATGTAGTTTCCCAGCAACAGTTTGTGAAAGGTAATGTTTAATTATGCCCAGTTCTAAATGAAGTTAAGAGCCAATCAATTTTCAAACAACAGTAGCAGCATCATTGATATATGGATGAATGAGAATTACTTACGGTTCTGCAACGAAGGGCAGATGCATTGATTGTTCTAATTACACGGTGATGGGCTAACTGCTCTTGTCACTGCGACAGTTACTCTGGCCAAGTAATATAGTATTATTTCTTAATTGTAGTTGCGCCTCTACTGGATCTAACTCTATTCAAATGTGTAGGCACAATTAAAACGAGTTATTCCCACAAAACTTGGTTGTGGTTACCCTTATTACAAATGGTTAATGTCCAAATGGACATCATTCTGATACAACcccacagaaatgaataaatgtatgCATGGATCCATGGTTGTACCAGTTTTCTGTTAGACAATCCTATGTTGCTGGCAGGTGATAATGAAGATTCTGCTAGCCTCTTTTACCCTGGTTATCTGCTAAAAAATGTATGTAGATTCTTTGGTTCTCATTCTCAGTAAGCAAGGAGGAATAGAGACAACTGCTCAATGACATGCCTTCTTACACTACTGCTAATGCATGATGAACAGTCATCCTGTACTGCTTGAGAAATTCTGTAGTCACATATCATTGCAGTTATTTTCTTAACCCTTCCCTGTTATTCCTGTCCCTACTACCATGCCTCTGAATCTGTACTGTTGGGTAATTTTATACTTAAGTGGATTTTGGATCCTGGCGCAGTTCAGTCATGACTCTCATTTACGACTAAGCATTAGGAGATGGGATGCTAATATGTATTAGTATGTTTCTATTGTATAATTTTGTCATTTTGCGTATTTTGTTGCATGGGAGAGCATTACATTCCACTTAGTTAAGGACCACACCAATGACGTACGATTTAACAATCAGTATCAATTAAGTGCATGAAACAAGACTTAACAAAACAATGATAGTGTTACAGTTGTCTTAATGATATTAGTTTATTGTGGATATATAATCAGTTTGTAATGTATCCTTCAATAACTTTGTAATTTTGACTTTTATACTACAAACTGCAGACATTATAGGAAAAGTAATAAATCttatcaatattattgagctaAACCTCCTTTTGTATTGAAATACCCAGCCAGCCTTCGCTGATACACCCCTTTGATGCAGTGTTACAGTCTTTCATGATCTGCGATGCTAGACCTTCACAACTGGTAACAACATTTGGTGGCCCCAATGCTGTCGTTCCCGACCACAATACTCCATTACTCCCCACAGGCATCACCATTGCAGCAACCTAGCCACTGCCCAGCTGATGCATCTTGACAGCCCTCATGCTGTCCATGCTGACTCAGTATATGGTAGGCCCACCTGTCGCCTCTGCACTACCACACCACTGTACCAGTGCATCATCTCAGTtggctgaatatacactcctggaaatggaaaaaagaacacattgacaccggtgtgtcagacccaccatacttgctctggacactgcgagagggctgtacaagcaatgatcacacgcaaggcacagcggacacaccaggaactgcggcgttggccgtcgaatggcgctagctgcgcagcatttgtgcaccgccgccgtcagtgtcagccagtttgccatggcatacggagctccatcgcagtctataacactggtagcattccgcgacagcgtgggcgtgaaccgtatgtgcagttgacggactttaagcgagggcgtatagtgggcatgcgggaggccgggtggacgtaccggcgaattgctcaacacgtggggcgtgaggtctccacagtacatcgatgttgtcgccagtggtcggcggaaggtgcacgtgcccgtcgacctgggaccggaccgcagcgacgcacggatgcacgccaagaccataggatcctacgcagtgccgtaggggaccgcaccgccacttcccagcaaattagggacactgttgctcctggggtatcggcgaggaccattcgcaaccgtctccatgaagctgggctacggtcccgcacaccattaggccgtcttccgctcacgccccaacatcgtgcagcccgcctccagtggtgtcgcgacaggcgtgaatggagggacgaatggagacgtgtcgtcttcagcgatgagagtcgcttctgccttggtgccaatgatggtcgtatgcgtgtttggcgtcgtgcaggtgagcgccacaatcaggactgcatacgaccgaggcacacagggccaacacccggcatcatggtgtggagagcgatctcctacactggccgtacaccactggtgatcgtcgaggggacactgaatagtgcacggtacatccaaaccgtcatcgaacccatcgttctaccattcctagaccggcaagggaacttgctgttccaacaggacaatgcacgtccgcatgtatcccgtgccacccaacgtgctctagaaggtgtacgtcaactaccctggccagcaagatctccggatctgtcacccattgagcatgtttgggactggatgaagcgtcgtctcacgcggtctgcacgtccagcacgaacgctggtccaactttccttttattggaaaataatatttaatacaaatgtatGTGGATGTTGCCCATTATGAAGAATCTATACAGCAgttgcagatgtcctatcatgagAAAGATGGAAATCTAATCTTATCACTATGAAGTGTCATAGCTAAATTGTAGCAAAACAGAACAGTGCCAATCACTTAATTATAACTATGTCCAGTTGTTATGCATATGATGTGATatactaaaccactttcaccaatgACAGATAGGTAGgacatcaaaaataaaaacaatcattctgaaataaaaaatgaagcaaaagTACACATTTCCAAAAAcctcatgtttatttacacaaattaagaaaaaatatccGCAATAGAAACATCTTCgaatataacacaagaaatatttagtACTCGCATTCTGAGCTGTCCCAAGTGTTGTTCTTGTGTATACAAATACCTATTTCATTTTCTGTAGAACTTATACATTATTAAATGCTGAACAAATAATTAAGAGCTTTGGTGCATAACACTTATCTACATTATATCTGAATCATTACAGAGATATGTGAAACaaaaaaacttcacaaaaaatATAGCTATTGTGCACTGGTGTAAATGGCAACCAAGCACAATGAATTTGTTAGGTTACACATATTCACATCTGACCTATTTACATGAAGATGCACTGATGAGCAAAAAATGTCACGAACACTGCCTGTGAGGAGAATGAATGCCATCATGTTGAATGCACATGACGCAGTAAGCAGAATATGGCTATATAAGCAGACCAGAGATTAACAAGGAATTATTCTACCAATCAGATGGGTTGCAAACATATAAATCCAAAAACATAAGGACTTCAGCAAAGGGCAAGTTACAGTCGCATTGCAGCTGGGAACTAGCACCTCAAAAGTGATGAAGCTGGTAGGATGGATCTATGCTACTGTTGtgaacatctgtggaaagtggaTAAAGGTGATAAATCTATAACCTTACGAAAAGTTGTAATACATCTACACCATCACAAATCATGGTCAGAGGCTTGCTGCTCTGTAAAGCTGGACATGTGGCAATATCCAATGATGGTTAACAACGCTGGAGCAGCCATACAAGTTTTTGAGCCCAAAATTCAATGTATATTCTTCAACGTGTGGCTCTGCAACATATGGTCACTGTATGTTTCCATACCCATCCACCAAAATGTTCAATTGCAACTGCAGTGGGCAAGTGATCATGGAGGCTGGAATGAAGGTCAATGCAAACGTCAACTAACAGGATGGGTGACATTTCCTGTCACATCAGGTCAGTTATCACTTCCAGATATACTATCTAGGTGAATGACATGGGGTGTCACATGGGCTCCTTTCGGACATCTGGTAgtaatttaaggaaacatgaaAGTTGCAGACTATGTGACCTTTATTGCAACTGCATAGATTCTTTCATTCCTGATGTGCTGTCCCATGGTGaaggcatctttcagcaggataactgtccttgtCACATGTGCAGAAAGGTTCCACAGTGGTCTGAATAGCATGGCAACTAACACTGATGTCTCGACCACACCATTTAGATGGTCTGAACGTGTAGAATACAACCTTGCAACATATATCCAGAAACATGTAAACGACATGTCAAGTCCACATCATGTAGAACTGTCgatgtattgtgttccaaaggtggacaaacatGCTAGTGAGcaggtttctatatttgttgttACGTTTACTAATGCAGGATTAGTACTAACAGAACATAAATGTATACACTATTAATGACACACACAGCAATTCTCTCGAGAAAACATACCTGAGTAAAATAATTGCCATAATTATGTTTCTCCAGTGTTGAGTTTACTAGCCTGAGTGAAGGAAGTGCTATTAATATACTTTTGCTGTCACTGTTTCTAAAATGCAGAGTTACAAGTATTACATTATGACTATGTTTGGAATAATAAGCAACAAGTCATCACATTTCCTTGGCCTTATACTCAATATTGTATGGTATTTATGATTATTGACAAAGGTAAGAATTTATCACAATTCAAAATCTTCTTGTGTCAAGATCGATGGGAAAAAGCAGCAGTGTTAATGACAAAAAGACATTTGATTCATGTTTTTAGATTATTTAGTTATAGAATTTCTTGACATCTCAAGCTGCAGATATGGATTTTTATATTGTCAAATTATCTGTTACCACTCTATAGTACACACTGCACGTTTTTTCACAATTATACCACATTTAACGATATTTCACAGGATTTACAATTTACTATCCCCATGCTACATTCATTACTTTATAGGCCTTGAGGGCACCAACCAGGAAAACCTATTTGTGTAAACTAACACTTACTTGTAGTTTCTTTCTGATGTGAAGTAATGTATGTGTATTGAGAAAATCCAATTGAGTGAAACTTTTGTCACAGATATCACATTTGTGAGGTCCTCTTCCAATGTGTTCCAATGCATATGTCTTGAGATCACCTGATCTAACAAATGATTTGCCACAAGTATCACATATGTGTGACCTTTCTCCGATGTGTATGAATGTGTGTCTTGAGATTCCATGACCTAGCAAAAgctttcccacaaatctcacatttgtgaggtttcattCCAGTGTGAATTAACAAATGTCTTTTGAGATGACATGACTGGGTAAACGATTTGTCACAattctcacatttgtgaggtttctttccagaaTGAATTAATACATGTTTATTGAGATGGCTAGAGaaagcaaaagatttcccacaaatctcacaattgtgaggtttctttccagtgtgaattagaATGTGAGTCTTGAGATTACTTGAGTGGGCAAACGATTtgtcacaaatctcacatttgtgaggtttctttccagtatGAATTAATAAATGTTTATTGAGACTACTCGACAAAgcgaaagatttcccacaaatatcacatttgtgaggttttttCCCGGTGTGTATGAAGACGTGTCTTTTGAGATCACCTGACCTAGCAAACAATTTGCCACAAATACCACATTTGTCGGTTCTTTTTGCAGTAAGCAGATTAGCCTGGGCACTGATATTAACAGCTGTTGATAAAGTTCCATAATGACttgttttctctgcatcatttctcATATGTACATTACTCATGTCATTAGAGGACTTCTTTGAAGCTTTCCTAGTTTCCTCATATGAAGATTGCTCATTACGTTCTGCAACAGAAACTTCTGGCTCACTATCCAAGAAGATAATGCTTTGATGCTCATCACTAAAGCCGTATTTTCCATGGTTGCCAACAGTCAAATTTTGATAATTCTCACCCATTCTCAAATGTTTTTTCAAACTAACATTACTGTGAAACACCTCACCACACCACTCACAAACATACGAAGGTGGTTGTGTGCCATCAATGTGCATAAACACATGCATTATGAGTCTGTATTTTGAAGGAAAGCTCTGTTGGCAGAAATTACAGCTATATACATGTAATTCCTTTTTCCTCATACTACAGTCATATTGGGTGGCAACTGAGCATTCTTCATGAATAACCCCATCTTCTGCATCGGTACCAAACTCGTGTGTTGACTTCTCCATGTCTATCACCAACTCATCGTTGACCAGTCTATGGTGACAATTTTCTTCACACAATACACCACAGCTTCCACCAGTACTCTGAGTCAATCTGAAGAATGAGGAGGAGAATGTTAAATATTGATATACATACAACAAAGAAACAATATTTGAGTGTCCACAAATCCAGTACTATAAGCTGCATGTCATAAAAGTACATACAAAATTACTTTTTCAGTAAGTCTCAGTgatttataattataatattccACAAGAAGGAAGGAATTGAAGAAGTAAAAGTGGTTTAAAACGAAAATAACAAGAGGATATTCAATAATGGTTAATGCGAGTCATTGAccattttatctgaaatttttagATAAGAATTAAAATAATTCGCTTTCacatattacaatattttaaaaatacaatgTTACACCAATTTATTAAATGTATTAAAAATGTATCAGTTACacattttaatttaaagttattgagTTCAAGGTAATTAAGATTtgattaaaagaaataatttttaaatgttcctCTACCATTATCTTAGTTCTGTAAGTGTCCCAGTATATTTGCAGTGAGCCTTTTTGAAAAAATTTACATCTTCCCAACATCTGGTCACCTGGCATTG
Above is a window of Schistocerca cancellata isolate TAMUIC-IGC-003103 chromosome 11, iqSchCanc2.1, whole genome shotgun sequence DNA encoding:
- the LOC126108808 gene encoding zinc finger protein 99-like isoform X1, with protein sequence MNLISAFSDLWRTNCRTEAMDQEPTMRIKKEETDEVQTELCFTGQVYPSNMNLKEELQDSAIKEFLVDPLKTEGCSVWLKQDPELKHADGPEHNVFQSVEDPLEISWFTDFIKEDPELNLEMNVTENIVETSTRYGSDSARLTQSTGGSCGVLCEENCHHRLVNDELVIDMEKSTHEFGTDAEDGVIHEECSVATQYDCSMRKKELHVYSCNFCQQSFPSKYRLIMHVFMHIDGTQPPSYVCEWCGEVFHSNVSLKKHLRMGENYQNLTVGNHGKYGFSDEHQSIIFLDSEPEVSVAERNEQSSYEETRKASKKSSNDMSNVHMRNDAEKTSHYGTLSTAVNISAQANLLTAKRTDKCGICGKLFARSGDLKRHVFIHTGKKPHKCDICGKSFALSSSLNKHLLIHTGKKPHKCEICDKSFAHSSNLKTHILIHTGKKPHNCEICGKSFAFSSHLNKHVLIHSGKKPHKCENCDKSFTQSCHLKRHLLIHTGMKPHKCEICGKAFARSWNLKTHIHTHRRKVTHM
- the LOC126108808 gene encoding zinc finger protein 99-like isoform X2, whose product is MDQEPTMRIKKEETDEVQTELCFTGQVYPSNMNLKEELQDSAIKEFLVDPLKTEGCSVWLKQDPELKHADGPEHNVFQSVEDPLEISWFTDFIKEDPELNLEMNVTENIVETSTRYGSDSARLTQSTGGSCGVLCEENCHHRLVNDELVIDMEKSTHEFGTDAEDGVIHEECSVATQYDCSMRKKELHVYSCNFCQQSFPSKYRLIMHVFMHIDGTQPPSYVCEWCGEVFHSNVSLKKHLRMGENYQNLTVGNHGKYGFSDEHQSIIFLDSEPEVSVAERNEQSSYEETRKASKKSSNDMSNVHMRNDAEKTSHYGTLSTAVNISAQANLLTAKRTDKCGICGKLFARSGDLKRHVFIHTGKKPHKCDICGKSFALSSSLNKHLLIHTGKKPHKCEICDKSFAHSSNLKTHILIHTGKKPHNCEICGKSFAFSSHLNKHVLIHSGKKPHKCENCDKSFTQSCHLKRHLLIHTGMKPHKCEICGKAFARSWNLKTHIHTHRRKVTHM